A DNA window from Hydra vulgaris chromosome 13, alternate assembly HydraT2T_AEP contains the following coding sequences:
- the LOC100212472 gene encoding NADH dehydrogenase [ubiquinone] iron-sulfur protein 4, mitochondrial isoform X2, whose protein sequence is MATTFITKSNRVTPLICFIRNRNAIVQNAYFSIQEFSNEDKAVTELSNAKQEEMSVVDGVPLYLTQHRKATIFLPSRNAMQSGSHNMRKWCVSFDTRERWENPLMGWGSSGDPLSNTQLQFSTREAAIQYCKSHGWNHEVEEPTLPKFRPKSYGSNFSWNKRTRVSTK, encoded by the exons ATGGCGACTACTTTCATAACAAAGTCTAACCGAGTAACacctttaatttgttttataagaaatagAAATGCAATTGTACAAAACGCCTACTTTTCTATTCAAGAGTTCAGTAATGAAGATAAGGCAGTCACTGAATTAAGCAATGCCAAACAG GAAGAGATGTCTGTTGTAGATGGAGTTCCACTATACTTAACACAGCATCGAAAggctacaatttttttaccatcGCGAAATGCAATGCAAAGTGGTTCACATAATATGCGGAAATGGTGTGTTAGCTTTGATACCCGTGAACGTTGGGAGAATCCTCTCATGGGATGGGGATCAag TGGAGATCCATTATCAAATACGCAGTTACAATTTTCAACAAGAGAGGCTGCTATACAGTATTGCAAGTCACATg gaTGGAATCATGAGGTCGAAGAACCAACTCTGCCGAAATTCCGCCCAAAATCATATGGTTCAAATTTTTCGTGGAATAAGAGAACACGTGTATCCACTaaataa